The DNA sequence ACCTCCTTGAGGTAGCGGCGCAGCGTGCGCGGGATCCAGGCCAGCGCCTTGACGTAGAACAGGAACTGGTCGCCGGACCGGTCGAGCCAGACGAACGGGGAGGCCATCGGCCTCAGCCTCCCTTCGGCGGGACGATGTGGAGGTAGATGGCCGTCAGCACCATGTTCACGAAGAACAGCAGCATGAACGTGATGACGACGGACTGGTTGACGGCGTCGCCGACCCCCTTGGGGCCGCCGCGCGGGTTGAGGCCGCGGTAGGCGGCGACGATGCCCGCGATGAACCCGAAGATCAGGGCCTTGAACTCGCTGATGTAGAGGTCGGGCAGCTGGGCGAGCGCGGAGAAGCTGGACAGGTAGGCGCCCGGGGTGCCGCCCTGGAGGATGACGTTGAAGAAGTAGCCGCCGAGCGTGCCCACGACGGACACCAGGCCGTTGAGGAGCACGGCCACGCCCATCGTCGCCAGCACCCGCGGCACGACCAGGCGCTGGACGGGGGAGACGCCCATGACCTCCATCGCGTCGAGCTCCTCGCGGATCTTGCGGGAGCCGAGGTCGGCGCAGATGGCGGAGCCGCCGGCGCCGGCGATGAGCAGGGCCACGATGAGCGGGCTCGCCTGTTGGATGACGGCGAGGACGCTGGCGCCTCCGGTGAACGACTGCGCGCCCAGCTGCTGGGTGAGCGAACCGACCTGGAGGGCGATCACCGCGCCGAACGGGATGGAGACGAGTGCGGCGGGCAGGATCGTGATGCTGGCGATGAACCAGAACTGCTCGACGAACTCCCGGAACTGGAAGGGGCGTCGGAAGATGGACCGGCCCACCTCTGCCGCGAGGGCGAAGAGCCGGCCGGTCTGCCGCAGCGCGCCCGTGATCACGAGCCGCTCCCGGTGCCCGGAAGGCGCAGGGTCGGCGCCTGAGCCCCGGGCGCGTACGTGTCCTCGATGGCGGCGCGGGCGGCGGGCGGCAGTGTGTCGAGCAGGGCGAGTACGCGCTCGCGGCGCCTGAGGACCGCCTGGCGCCGCGGCAGTCCGGGCGAGGGCTCCAATTGCGGGACGATGACCCGGGGCGTGGTGGGTGCGAGGCCGGGCACGGCGGCCTCGGCGGCGAGCGTGGCCTCGTCCTTCTCCTCGGACATCCCGATGGGGCCTTCGCGCCGTCCCGCGAGGAACTGCGCCACGACGGGCTCGTCGCTGGTGAGCAGCACTTCGCGCGGGCCGAAGGTGACGAGCTTGCGCCGGAAGAGCATGCCCATGTTGTCGGGGACGGTCGCGGCGATGTCGAGGTTGTGGGTGACGATGAGCATCGTCGCGTCGATCTGTGCGTTCAGGTCGATCAGCAACTGCGAGAGGTTGGCGGTGCGGACGGGGTCGAGGCCGGAGTCCGGCTCGTCGCACAGCACGATCTGCGGGTCGAGCACGAGCGCGCGGGCCAGTCCCGCCCGCTTGCGCATACCGCCGCTGATCTCGCCGGGGAGCTTGCCCTCGGACCCGAGGAGTCCGACGACGTCGATGCGCTCCATGACGATCCGGCGGATCTCCGACTCCTTCTTCCGCGTGTGCTCGCGCAGCGGGAAGGCGATGTTGTCGAAGAGGGACATGGACCCGAAGAGAGCGCCGTCCTGGAACATGAGACCGAAGAGTTTGCGGGCCTCGTAAATGTCGCGCTCGGGGCTGTTCACCATGTCGACTCCGGCCACGAGGACGTGTCCCCGCTCCGGCTTCAACAGACCGATGAGCGACTTGAGGAACACTGTCTTCCCGGTGCCGGAAGGACCGAGCATGACGCTCACTTCCCCCGCGGGCAACGTCAGGGTCACGTCCTGCCAGATGTTCTGCTTACCGAAGGACATGGTCAGACCCTCAACAGCTATTTCGATTCCCATACCACCTCCAGCAGGAGTGTGCCGCGAGTGCGTCTCGGGCCGCACGTTAAGTCGTTCACGATCACCGGGACAATAGGTGTGACACCGATTCGGCCCGGCGCCCCGGAATTTGTCACCGCGTGGACAAATCCGGGTGCGTCATTTGTGTCCGGAGAGACACAACGGGGCCCCGTGGGTCCGTAAGCCGGACTCGCGGGGCCCCACCGAGAAGGGGCCGGCCCCGCCGGGGGGCGGCGCCGGACCCGTCCGTCAGGACTCCTGCTTCGGTGGCCGCCAACCTGGGGGTGAGCGTCGCACCCGGAACGCTACGGCCGGGTAACATCCGACGGCAATACGCAGGTTCCGGGTTTTTCTCGAGATCGCCCGCGCCCGCGTACCCCTTGTCACGCGGATCACATATGCACGCGCTTACTTGTCATGCGCGAGAGTATTTCTTCCACATATCGCGATGCGGACCCTCCGTCGGGCGGAAAGATGTGGCAGCGGGGTGTGTGATCGACCGGAATTATCGACATTGCGCACCCGCGGGCTAATGCTGCGCCGACGACCGCTCACCCGCTGAACAGTTAATACGGGCTCTTCAAAGAATCTTGAACTACTCCATTGTTCAGCCAAGTTTCCCGCAAGTAACGTCAGCGTCGCGGCCGAGGAACACCGAGCCGCGGGTCGTCTGTGTCTCCCCCTATTGCACAGCTGCGGCCCACCTCTGCCGGTCAATCCCCAAGGAGAGTCCCAGAGTCATGAAGAAGACCATCAGAAACTTCGCCGTCGTCACCGGTGCCGCCACCGCAGCGTTCCTCCTGGCGGCCGGCCCGGCATCGGCCGTGCCGTCCACCGTGTGGACCGTCAACCCGTCCCCCTCGACCTTCACGGCGACGAACAGCGGGAACATCGTCCTCAGCGTCAACGGCATCGCCATGACGTGTACGAAGTCGGGCGCCTCCGGCTCGATGGCCAGCGCCACCGGCAACCCCGCCACCGTCGGCTCGATCAGCGCCATCAACTTCGGTGCCACCGGCTTCCCCTGCACCAGTGTCCTGGGCAACGTGACCACCGTCGCGACGACCCCGTGGACCGTGGTGGCCCAGGACTACACCGCCGCGACCGGCGTCACCAAGGGGTACATCGGCAACGTCGACGCCAAGGTCACCGTCGGTGCCTGCGTCTTCCGCGTGACGGGCAAGGCGTCGGGCACCTACACCAACTCGACGGGCAAGCTCGCGGTCTCCAGCGTCAGCGGGGAGCTCAAGGTCGTCTCGTCGACCAACTGCGGCAGCGCCGTACCGGTCGGCGCCAAGCCGATCTTCACCGGCGCCTACCTGGTCAAGAAGACCGGCACCACGGTCATCCCGACCATCGTCGGCTCCAACCCGTAAGGCGTGCGGGAGTGTCGCCGACACTCCCCGGGTCCGTGCGCCCGACCGGTGAGACCGGCCGGGCGTTCGCCGACCCCGGCGCAGACCCCCGGCGCGGACCAGGCACGCGGACCAGGCACGCAGACCAGGCACGCAGACCAGGCACGCAGACCAGACATGCAGACCGGCCAAGGCCGTCGGCCATGCCGGTCGTCGGTGTCCCGGACGATCCCTGAGCGGAGCAAGCGATGAGAGGCCACCGTCCCGCCCTGCGGACACCCCGAGTCCGCACGCGTGGTGCGGCGATCGCCGCATTCGTGGCGCTCGCCCCCTTGATCCCATCAGCGGCTGCCGCGGTGGGGGCGCAGGAGATCACCGTAAAACTGCCCTACGACTGCGCCCTGCCCCCGGGACCGCAACGCGTCGCGGTGCGGGTCGCGGCCACCTTCCCCGACCGGGTTGCGGCCGGCGAGGCGATCCGCCCCACCGGGGTCACCACGACGGTCGAGCTCCCGGCCGGGGCCGTCTCCGACCTGACGGCTCTCAAGGCCACCACGGTGGTGCCCGAGACCGGGCTGGCCCTCGATGTCGCCCAGC is a window from the Streptomyces sp. NBC_01244 genome containing:
- a CDS encoding ABC transporter ATP-binding protein, which translates into the protein MGIEIAVEGLTMSFGKQNIWQDVTLTLPAGEVSVMLGPSGTGKTVFLKSLIGLLKPERGHVLVAGVDMVNSPERDIYEARKLFGLMFQDGALFGSMSLFDNIAFPLREHTRKKESEIRRIVMERIDVVGLLGSEGKLPGEISGGMRKRAGLARALVLDPQIVLCDEPDSGLDPVRTANLSQLLIDLNAQIDATMLIVTHNLDIAATVPDNMGMLFRRKLVTFGPREVLLTSDEPVVAQFLAGRREGPIGMSEEKDEATLAAEAAVPGLAPTTPRVIVPQLEPSPGLPRRQAVLRRRERVLALLDTLPPAARAAIEDTYAPGAQAPTLRLPGTGSGS
- a CDS encoding MlaE family ABC transporter permease — encoded protein: MITGALRQTGRLFALAAEVGRSIFRRPFQFREFVEQFWFIASITILPAALVSIPFGAVIALQVGSLTQQLGAQSFTGGASVLAVIQQASPLIVALLIAGAGGSAICADLGSRKIREELDAMEVMGVSPVQRLVVPRVLATMGVAVLLNGLVSVVGTLGGYFFNVILQGGTPGAYLSSFSALAQLPDLYISEFKALIFGFIAGIVAAYRGLNPRGGPKGVGDAVNQSVVITFMLLFFVNMVLTAIYLHIVPPKGG